Within the Gammaproteobacteria bacterium genome, the region ACCGGCACTGGCCGTCGGCACCGATCTGCTATATGCCTCCATCACCAAGGCCAGCGGCATCATTGTGCACAACAAAAATGGCACCATATTATGGCCCGTCGTTGGCCTGCTGGCGCTGGGCAGCGTACCGACCTCGATTGCCACCGTGTTCGCGCTGAAACAGCTGAGTGAGCACGGCATCGATCCAAGCGGCCTCATCACCAGCGCGCTGGGTGTGGCCCTGATCCTGACCTCGTTTGCCATCCTCAGCCGCAACACCATCATCCGCCTGACCGCCGGTCCATGGTTTGAACCGATGCGGGCGCTGCACGAGCGCCATCAAACCGCCATGACGGTAGGCTGCGGGTTCATCCTCGGGGTGCTGGTGACGTTGTCGTCCGTGGGCGCAGGCGCGCTGGGCGTGGTGT harbors:
- a CDS encoding sulfite exporter TauE/SafE family protein, giving the protein MDLGYSAAGFVVGFIVGMTGVGGGSLMTPILVLLFGIKPALAVGTDLLYASITKASGIIVHNKNGTILWPVVGLLALGSVPTSIATVFALKQLSEHGIDPSGLITSALGVALILTSFAILSRNTIIRLTAGPWFEPMRALHERHQTAMTVGCGFILGVLVTLSSVGAGALGVVLLFFLYPRLPAKQIIGTDLAHAVPLTAVAGLGHAHLGTVDYILLANLLIGSLPGIYLGSNLGVKLPDYVTRPALATMLLFIGVKFAAPIF